A window of Ferrimicrobium sp. genomic DNA:
GTGGGCAAACACGACTCGTCGTGGATCGAAAGCCTCGACGAGCGCCATCCAAGGTGGTATTGGTGCCAATCCTTTACCTTCCTGGTTGAAGATTTGTTGGGCGAGATGCGCACTGGCGAACTCCGAGGCAAAGTCCGTAGCTTGACCAGCGATGAGCAACGTTCCATCTTCGCATTCGGCCACGAGCGACTGGTGACCAACACTGTGGCCAGGCGTTGGCACGAGGGTGATGCCCGTGGCGATTTCAGCCCTGCCATCGATCACCTCGTAGCGAGCGCCAGGGAAGTCGATGAGTGCCTCCATCGTGTAATCTGGTCCGCGTGCGCATTGGAGTTCACTCGCTTGCACCCACACGTGACGGTGCCCAAAGAGTGGATTTGCGCCACAGTGATCGAAGTGCAGATGGCTGTTCGCGATGGCATCGATGTGAGCGAGGGTAGAACCGACGCCGTGGAGTGTCGACTCCAGGGAGATGCGATGCGGTCGATAGTGTGCCTCGGTCTCAGGATCGACTGCACCGATCCCCGTGTCAAAGAGCATCGTGATCTCGGGGTGGTAGATGAGGTAGGCATAGACTGGCTCGACCCTGGGCTCTCCGTTCGCTGTTTCGCTTCCTGGTCGCACCACATAACCCATATCTAGCCGGTGGATATCGCTTTGGCGGAGTGATCCCTTCATCCGCCCTAGTGTAGCTGTCGACGGCTCCGTGGATCATAGGCTAAGGAGAGGACGTAGGGTGTCGTTTGAGGGCTGATAGGGTTGGTTGCCTGACCATCTGGCCTCTGGAATCCGTTACCTTAGCCTGGATCCACCGACGCACCCCGGTTTCGGGGTGAGGCGGTGGTCCTGAGGTCG
This region includes:
- a CDS encoding N-acyl homoserine lactonase family protein translates to MKGSLRQSDIHRLDMGYVVRPGSETANGEPRVEPVYAYLIYHPEITMLFDTGIGAVDPETEAHYRPHRISLESTLHGVGSTLAHIDAIANSHLHFDHCGANPLFGHRHVWVQASELQCARGPDYTMEALIDFPGARYEVIDGRAEIATGITLVPTPGHSVGHQSLVAECEDGTLLIAGQATDFASEFASAHLAQQIFNQEGKGLAPIPPWMALVEAFDPRRVVFAHDMAIWESD